One genomic window of Chanos chanos chromosome 13, fChaCha1.1, whole genome shotgun sequence includes the following:
- the slc16a6b gene encoding solute carrier family 16 member 6b has protein sequence MSIMKGCTEPNVYTEVPDGGWGWVVAAAFFFVEVFTYGIIKIFGIFLQDLMHDFGETNSRVSWIISICVFVMTFTAPLSTVMSNRFGYRPVVMIGGFLISLGTICTAFTGSINEMFITTGIVSGLGYCLTFLPTVTILSQYFSKRRSLVTSVASTGECFSLFALAPALTALKDWIGWRYCMVVIGVLQALVIACGALLRPIIIQPKSSKEEGTDSPLRQPETSYDQENEFTRTSFSSVDSGVQSLSSSRMNLADNQGTSKDEGEQEQDILPSTPLKQAQQKEEQEEQPVVRRPKLLDFSVLRDGAFVCYALFGLCATLAFFAPQLYVIELSVSRGVDRDHAAYMLSTMAVAEILGRLSIGCLLNRKPIRKIYILLICTVLLCMVLVFFTCVTEFWGLAVCCCLCGFLTGMVASAHIPMLAEEDVVGIERMPSAVGVYVFIQSFAGLAGPPLGGVLVDVTQNYGSAFYSCAAGMGLAAVFLGLVRPARTGFCCQKVSSSQEKDCEKETESTSQNHDNHPVDFLEVDLALESSPAKSQCDLSPV, from the exons ATGTCCATCATGAAAGGGTGCACGGAGCCTAATGTGTACACGGAGGTGCCTGACGGAGGCTGGGGCTGGGTGGTGGCCGCAGCCTTCTTCTTCGTGGAGGTTTTCACCTACGGCATCATCAAGATCTTCGGCATCTTCCTGCAGGACCTCATGCACGACTTTGGGGAGACCAACAGTCGCGTGTCCTGGATCATCTCCATCTGTGTTTTCGTCATGACATTCACAG CCCCGTTGTCTACTGTCATGAGTAACCGCTTTGGCTACCGCCCTGTGGTCATGATCGGGGGGTTCCTCATCAGCCTGGGTACCATCTGCACAGCCTTCACTGGATCCATCAACGAGATGTTCATCACCACAGGAATCGTTTCAG GCCTTGGCTACTGCCTTACCTTCCTGCCCACCGTCACCATCCTCTCGCAGTACTTCAGCAAGCGTCGCTCCCTCGTCACCTCCGTGGCCTCCACCGgagagtgtttctctctgtttgcattaGCGCCAG CCCTCACTGCTCTGAAGGATTGGATTGGCTGGCGTTACTGCATGGTCGTGATTGGAGTCCTGCAGGCGCTCGTCATCGCCTGTGGGGCTCTGCTACGACCAATCATCATCCAACCCAAATCCTCAAAGGAGGAGGGCACAGATTCACCCCTCAGACAGCCCGAAACATCGTATGACCAGGAGAACGAGTTCACCCGCACCTCCTTCAGCTCTGTGGACTCTGGTGTCCAGTCGCTGTCCTCCTCTAGGATGAACCTGGCCGACAACCAGGGGACATCCAAGGACG AGGGTGAGCAGGAGCAGGACATCTTGCCCTCCACCCCACTCAAACAGGCCCAGCagaaggaggagcaggaggagcagcccGTGGTGAGGCGGCCCAAGCTCTTGGACTTCTCCGTGCTCAGGGACGGCGCCTTCGTCTGCTACGCTCTGTTCGGCCTGTGCGCCACGCTCGCTTTCTTCGCTCCTCAGCTCTACGTCATCGAGCTGAGCGTGAGCAGGGGCGTGGACCGCGACCACGCCGCCTACATGCTGTCCACCATGGCCGTGGCCGAGATCCTGGGCCGGCTGTCCATCGGCTGCCTGCTTAACCGAAAACCCATCCGTAAAATCTACATCCTGCTGATCTGCACCGTCCTCCTCTGCATGGTGCTGGTATTCTTCACCTGCGTGACGGAGTTCTGGGGACTGGCCGTCTGCTGCTGCCTGTGCGGCTTCCTGACGGGCATGGTGGCCTCCGCTCACATCCCCATGCTGGCCGAGGAGGATGTGGTGGGCATCGAGAGGATGCCGTCCGCCGTCGGCGTCTACGTCTTCATCCAGAGCTTCGCCGGGTTGGCTGGCCCACCCCTGGGAG GAGTTCTGGTCGATGTGACCCAGAATTACGGCTCTGCGTTTTACTCCTGCGCGGCTGGCATGGGGCTTGCCGCGGTGTTCTTGGGACTGGTACGTCCAGCCAGGACTGGCTTCTGCTGCCAGAAAGTGAGCAGTTCTCAGGAGAAggactgtgagaaagagactgaaagcACCTCACAGAACCATGATAACCACCCTGTAGACTTCTTAGAGGTGGACCTGGCTTTGGAGAGTAGTCCAGCAAAGAGCCAGTGTGACCTGTCTCCAGTCTGA